DNA sequence from the Teretinema zuelzerae genome:
ATGGCTGCCGCAACCTGGTGGTTGCATCAGCCTTATGGCTGCGTCAGCCCGAAGGTTCGAGAAGGGCGGCGCAGGCCTCGTTCACCGAGCCGAGATGGAAGCAGTCGGTGAGCATCACCAGATAATCTCCGGCTTCGATTCCGGTTTCTCCGTGGGGGATGATTTCGCTTTGGCCGCGGCGAACCGCCACTATCAGGGAGTGCTCAGGCCAGGCTACGTCCTGGATCCGCACCCCGTCGAGCCCCGAGCCGGGCGACACCGCGAGTTCGAATACGGTTTTCTCATGCGGCTTGAAGCCCTCCTCCCGGCACGATCCGCGGAAGCGCAAAAGGCGTTCGAGCAAGGCTTCGTAGACGGGCGGGGAGCGCATCAGGTCCGCGCTCACGTAGGCGGTTATGCTCACCAGAGAGATGGAGAGCAAATGCTGGAAGGAGCCGGTCATCTCGGTGATGAGTATGATGCCGGTGATCGGAGCGCGCACGATGGCGGAAAACAAGCCGGCCATCCCGAAAATGATGAAGTTATCCAGGAACGCGGGATCGACTCCCGCGGGAACCGCGATTACGCGGGCCCACAGGGCTCCGGCCAGCGCGCCGAGAGACAACAGCGGAAGGAAGATGCCTCCGGGAGCGCCTGAGCCGTAGCAGATCATCGTAAAGACGAACTTGCCGGCGAGCAGGACGAAGAGAAAGACCGGAGCGAACGAGCTACCGATCAATTCCACGACGAGTTCATGGCCTCCGCCGAGAACTTCCGGCAGATAAAACAGGAAGGGAACCGAAAGGGCGAGCGGGATGAAGGAGCGGAACCGCGGAGAGAGGCCCGTTCGAGCGTAGAGATCCTGGCTCTTGAACAGCGAACTGTTGAACAGAACGCCGAGAAGTCCGAGAGCGAGGCCCAATAAAAGCACGAAAACGTAGTGTTCGGCCGGAAGCGCCGCCAACTGGGGAAAGGAAAACACCGGTTTGAGGCCGAAGAAAAAGCCCGAGACGTAGCTCGCCGTCAAAGCCGAGGAAAGCGCCGTGATCAGGACGAAGGGAGAAAAGTTTTTATGAAGCTCCTCGAGCGCGAAGACGACGCCGGCGAGCGGCGCGTTGAAGGCGGCGGCCAGGCCGGCGCCCGCTCCTCCGGTTACGAGGAAGCGCTCCTCGACGCGGGTTCGTCCGGCTACGCGGCTGAATCCGAGGCCGACCGCGGCGCCCAGCTGGACGGAGGGTCCTTCGCGTCCGAGGGAAAGGCCCGAACCGATTGCCAGCACGCCGCCTGCGAATTTCGCTAAAAGTATGCGCCACCAGCTCATTTCCAGGCGTCCCGATAAAAAACCTTCGATCTGGGGGATGCCGCTTCCGGATATGAGGGGATTGCGCTTCACCAGCTCTCCGATGACGAGGCCGCAGAGGATGAGCGCTCCTATCCAGACGACGACCGACTCGGGCTTCCCGATAATCGTCTCTCTGACCAGACCCAAGAGATGAAAGGCCTGTTCAAGCGCGTACCGGTAGGCTGAAACGATGAGGCCGCACGCAAGACCTATCAACACTCCTTCGATCACCAACTTGAACCTGAAACTGTACCAATGCCGCAGGGTATGCGCTGTTCCGTCCTTATCCATCACTCGCTCCGCCTCTATTTTCGTACCAGTATATGAAACGAGAGACATAGTGGCAAGAACGAGCGGTTTGACACATAAGAAAACAGGGGATATGATAATTGTAACGTCATTGTAAAAAGTAGAGGGCGTATGGACATCAGACCTCTGGGCGCAGACTCGACAAATGCGGTTCTCCACCTTTTTAATACTGTAATTCGCGACATGAAGCAAAAGGGAATCGACCAGTGGGACGATATCTACCCTTCAAAGGAACTTCTGAGAAACGACATTCTCGCGGGTTCCGCCTGGGGCTGTTTCGAGGGAGAAACCCTTGCCGGATACCTTGCCATCGATGCCGACGAACCGAAAGAATACGCGGCGCTCCCCTGGGAATGGGGAATAGACAATCATCTGATGATCCACCGGATCTGCATACATCCGCTCAAACGCCAGAACGGATACTCGCAGGCCCTCCTCGCCGCCGTAGAAAAATGGGCGGCGGAAACGGGCTGCAAGGCGATCAGGCTGGACACCCACATGACGAACAAGGTTGCCCAATACACATTCGAAAAAAACGGCTACGCGTTTCGGGGAACGGTCGAATTCCGCAAGGGCACTTTTTTCTGTTACGAAAAAGAACTCTAAAAAAACGCCGGCGCCCTTCCACAAAATCCCGATGAACAGTACAGTCTTCCGGTGACAGAAGACGCGCATATCGGTTTTTTCAACGCGGAAAATTTCTCCCTCCTCCTCGACCGCTCCTATACCCGGGAGGAGCTGGAAAACCTGGACGAAGACGTCTACCAGGGAATGAATCCTTCCATATACAACCCCAACAAGAACCGCTCCAAAATAGCGGCGATCGCGGAGATGATACTCGAACAGGATTTCGATTTTCTGGGACTCTGCGAAATCGGAGGGATGGAAACCCTGGAAGCCTTCAACCGCATCTATCTTGAAGGCAGGTACGATTGCTTCTTGTATGAAGAAAACTCCACCCGGGGAATCTTCGTCGGCGCGCTGGTTAAAAAAGGGCGGTTTCCCGGAACCCGCGCGGTCAACGTCAAAGAAGACTTTTCCCGGAACCTCCTGAAAATCGAGCTGAAAACCCGCGGAGGAACTCTGAAAATCTTCGTGGTGCATCTGAAAAGCCAGCACGGAGACGACCGGGGGCTCGAGAGGCGGCTGGAAGAGGTCGAGAAACTCGCCCGGCTTGTGAGAGAGCGCAAGTGCGTCGTGATGGGAGACTTCAACGGCATACTGATCCGCGGCCTGCATCAATTCGAATACGAAAAATTCCTGGAGCTCCCCCTCTGCGACGTGCTTGCGGCAGCGGGAGTGCCCGCGAACCAGCGGCATACGCACTATTACTTCGGCTCTGGCAAGAACTTCGCCCAGCTCGATTACATATTCTGCACCCACGACATCGACATTCTCGACGCCGGAGTTCTGGAGGACGGCATCCCCCAAAACAGGGACGAACGATTCCGCCTTCCCTCGGATCACCTGTGCATCCGCGCCGTCGTGCGCGTCGGAGCGCCCCGGTGACTTGATCACCGATGCCGCGGCGGGAAAGAGTTATACTAACTGTAAGCATATCGTTCTCAAGGAGGACCACATGAAACAGACGACTGTATTAATCGCCGCCGCCCTGCTGTTTCTCGGAACAGCCGGAGCCCAGACGGCGCGAAGCGAAAAAATCCGCGCGGACGACGCGAAACGTTTGCTGGAGACGAACAAGGCAACCGTGCTGGCGGACGTGCGCACGCAGGAAGAATACGACGCGGGGAGAATCCCCGGCGCGATACTTCTTCCCTTTGATCAGATAACCGCCGCCTCCGCCGCGAAGGCCCTGCCGGATAAGAACGCGCCCGTCATCGTCTACTGCAGAACCGGCAGGCGATCGGCCGTCGCCGCGAAAACTCTCACCGATTTGGGATACCGCACAGTCTACGACATGGGCGGAATCAACCAATGGAAGGGAAAACTGGAACGATAGAATAAAGGCACCTCTAAAAACTTCAGTTTTTAGAGGTCTACCTTAATATAGGTGTAAATCCAGTAAGGATTTACAAGGGCACCGAGGAAAACTAACCGAGTTTTTCGAGGTGCCCATAAGTCTTTGTTTGACGAAGTCGGGAAACAGACGTAGTATTTCGTTTATGAAACTGCACTTCGCCGGATCGAGAACCGTAACATCCATACTACACATTCTGTGCGCGGCGGCGGCTCTGCTGCTGTCGGCTTACCTTTTCCCCGCTCCCCTCCCGACCCTCGCGGGCATACTGCTTTTCGCGGGAAACGCGCTTGGCTTTTTGCTTACGCGCTCGCAGGGCAAACGCCAGGAGCGATTGCTCGAGGACACGACCGGCACGGTCAAGGAGATGGCGAGGCAGATCGCCCACGGCGTTTCGTCGTTCGCCTCCGGCGACATGAGATACCGCCTGACGATGCCGGGAAAGCCCTGCCTGACGGAAGAAGGAGAAGCCGTCGCTAAGAGGCTGCGGACAGGAATCGACGATTTCAACAGCATGACCGAGAGCCCTCCCAAGCGGATTTGCTTTGTCGGAGCGAACTCGTACCAGGAAGGCCGCGCAGCCGGCGAGAACATCGCCCGCATGCTTTCCGGAAAAGGCAAGATAGCCTATATAATTCCGATGTATACCCAGGTAAACCATGTGCTGCGCATGAAGGGCTGCAGGGATTACCTCGCCGAATACGCCCCCGGCATACAGAACGAGGGCATTTTCGAATCGCGGGGAAATCCGCCGACGGCCGCCGAAATCGCGCTTAAGGCCTGCTCCGAAACCCCCGACTTGAGCGTCATATTCATAACCGACGGACACACGCCTTCGGCCGTAGCGGAAGCGTTGGCGGAACGGAAATGCCGCGTTCAGCTGGTAATCTTCGACGCGACCGAAACCAACATCGGCCTTTTGAAACAAGGGAAGATCGCGTCCCTCATCGAACAGAACCCCTACGGTCAGGCCTGGAACGCCCTTGTGCACCTCTACAACGCCTGCGAAGCTTCGTGGAAGCCGACCACGAGAAAGCTCTTCATGGATCCCATCTACATCGACAAAGCGAACTACGCAACCTACTGGGACGACGGCAGGAACCGCCGGATCATGAAGGAAGACGAGCGGTCTCAGCTGGCCGTTCCCGCGCCGAACAGATCGGGAAAGAAATACCGCTTCGGAATCATCATGCCCCAGAAAACGGGCTTCTTCGCCGCCCTGGTCGAAGGCGCGGAGGCGGCCGCTTCCAAACTGTCGGAATACGGGGTCGAGGTCGAACTTGTCGACGCCTATCACGCGCAGGAGGACTTCGGCAGCGCCGGTCTGTACTGCCCCATCATCCAATCATTCATAGACCGGAAATTCGACGGTTTCATGACGAGCATCATCGATCCGCAGGTTATGAAATGCGTGAACAAGGCTGTCGAGAGCGGACTCAAGGCGACGACGTTCAGCACCGAGCCTTCAAGCTTCCGGGAAATAATTCTCACCCTCATGGACAACGCGGAAGGCCTCATGGGCGCGAGCCAAAACCTCGCGTCGGCCGCTGAGGAATCGGCCCGGGCGAATATCCAGATAGGCTTGTCGATTTCGGGAATCCGGGACGACATGGACGAGCAGCAAAGCAGCGTATCTGATACGGAAAACCGGCTGGAACAGCTGAACCGCACGATGGAAACGATGAAGGCCTCGCTCGATTCGTATACCGAGCTCGTGCGGAAAATGAGCGCGGAGTCCACCGGAGGCGCGGAAGAAATGGACGCGGCGGTAAGGGAAAGCGGAGAGCTGAGAACGGCGATCGCTTCGATCGAGCATGCGCTCGTCTCCTTCTCGGAAAAACTGGGCTCGGTGAAGGATTTCGCCGGAGTGATCGAAGGTTTGGCGGAAAGCACGAACGTGTTGGCGATTAACGCCTCGATACAGGCGGCCCGCGCGGGAACGGCGGGAAAATCGTTCGCGGTGGTCGCCGGGGAAATTCGCAGTCTTTCGGCGAATTCCCGAACCGCGGCGGAAAATATCCGCGCGACGGTGAATGACATAACCGGTTCTATGGATGAAATTCTTGAGGTAAGCACGGGAGGCAGCAAGCTGGTAGACCGAAATCTGGCGAAAACCAGGGGCGCCCAGCAAACCTTTTCTTCTATCACGCAGGGACTGCGGGGTTCGGCTGAAAGCATTCAGACTATCGGAGAATCCGCGTCCGAGGTTGCCGCTAACGGCAAAACGGTCAAAGAAAACCTTGACGCGATAGCCACGGCTACGGGAAGCACCGCCGAACGCATCCAGGAAATATCGATCGCCATCGCCCAGCTTGAACGGCAGGGAAGCAGTCTTTCGGAAACCGCCAACTCGCTTCTGGACATGGCGGCGAATCAGAAGGTAGCCTTCTCGCAGCTTTCGGTGAAAGACACGGAGAAGGCCCCCGGACGTAGCACTCGCTAGGCCTTCCTGACCGCTTCAAGGGCCGCTTTATAATCGGGTTCCTGCTTGATCTCGGGAACCTGTTCCGTGTACACGACCGTGTTGTTCGCGTCCAGAACCACGACGGCCCGGGACAGAAGGCCGGCAAGCGGGCCGGTGGTTATTTCCGCCCCCCAGTCTTTTCCGAACGAGCGGTTGCGGAGCTGAGAAAGCGAAATAATGTTCGAAAGGTTTTCCGCCTTGCAGAAGCGGGCCATCGCGAACGGAAGATCGTTCGAAACGGTCAGGAGAACCGCGTCTCCCATGGATGCGATCTCGGCGTCGAAGCGCCGCGCGCTCGCCGCGCATACGCCGGTATCGAGGCTGGGCACGATGTTCAGTATCTTCTTTTTCCCCGCGAACGAGGCGAGAGTCGCATCCGATAAATCTTCTTTGGTAAGCAGAAAATCCGGAGCCGCGGAGCCGACCGCAGGCAGATTTCCGATAGTCTCTATACGCGAACCCCCAAGGGTAATGTGAGCCATATATTTCCTCCATCACTAAATGTTACCCTAATATTACTTACAATTCCGGCGAAAAGCAAATTCTTGACCTCGAAAAAAAAACTTGAGTTTTTCGAGGTGCCCGATTATCTTTCCGGAAAAAGAGGCTCATGCTAGTATGAAGCCATGAATGTGCCGGAACTGATTCTCGAAGACGTCTCCATGATATGGGACGGCGCGCCCCACTGCGCGTTTACGGATCTTGCGCGCTACAAGGCGAAGTGGTACTGCGCCTTCCGCGAGGGCAAGGCCCATGCCTGGTGTCCCGGCAAAATACGGGTGCTCGCCTCGACCGACGGAGAGAAGTGGGAAACCGCCTTTGTGCTTTCCGCCCGCTCGACCGACTACCGCGACCCGAAGCTCGCTCCAGGCCCCGGCGGAAGCCTCGAACTCGTCGTCGGGGTTACCCGGTTGAAAGGGGGAAGGCCAGAGGGCCGGCATTCCGCCGCGCTGCGGACTTTTGACGGAGTAAGCTGGTCGACGCCTGCGCAGATCGGAGGCGAGGGAGACTGGATATGGCGGACTGAACGGAACGGCGGCGAAACGTGGGGAATCAGCTACCGGCTTCCGGGGAAGCGGCGATGGACGGTGCATCTGATGCGGAGCGCGGACGGCCGTGCGTGGAGCGATCATGTCAGGCTCAAGGTTCCAGGCCTCCCGAACGAGGCGACTGTCCGCTTCTGCGGAGAGGCGGCGATAGCCCTGGTGCGCCGGGAAGCGAAGGGCGGAGAAGCATGGATAGGAAAATCCGGCTCTCCGTTCTTGGAATGGGAGTGGACTGGTTGCGGAGAGCGGGTCGGCGGGCCGAACTTTCTTATCGCGCCGCCGGGAACGCTCTATGCGGAGCGGACGCCGGATGATGCGGTTCAACCGGAACCGGAAATGATCGCCGCGACGCGGCTGTGGAACGGCAGGACGCCCCGAACCTCGGTATGTCTGATGCGGGCCGGAAAACTTTTTTCCCTCCTGGACCTTCCTTCCGAGGGAGACTGCGGATATCCGGGAATGGTTCTGCACCGCGGGAAGCTGTGGGTCAGCTATTATTCGTCCCATGAAGGGCGGGCGAGAATATACCTCGCCCGCGTTAAAATCAGGAAAGCCCGAAGGCCGTAGAAATAAGATTGCGGGTATACGCGTCCTTGGGATTCGCGAACACCTCGGAAGAAAGCCCCTGCTCGACCACCCTGCCGGCCTTCATGATCATGAGCCGATGGCTGAGCGCGCGAAGCACCTTCAAATCATGGCTGATGAAAATGTACGAAAGCCCGTGCTTTCTCTGGATATCCCGGAGAAGGGCGATAACCTGGAACTGGACGGTCCTGTCGAGAGACGAGGTCGGCTCGTCGAGGACGATCACTTCGGGCTTGAGCACGAGGGCCCGCGCGATCGCGATCCTTTGGCGCTGGCCGCCTGAATACTCGTGGGGATAGCGGAAGCGGATTTCAGGATCGAGCCCGACCTCGCGGAGAGTCTCGCAGACGAGGGCGTCCCGCTCCGTGCGGTCCTTCATTCCGTGGGCTTCAAGTCCTTCCGCGATGATGTCGGCGACGGTCATGCGCGGATTAAGGCTCCCGAAGGGGTCCTGGAAGATGATCTGCATGCGGCGGCGCAGGAGCCGTAAGGGCGCGCCTTCAAGCTCGTCTATCCTGATGCCTCCGAGGCGGATCTCTCCGCTCGAGGCGGTAAGCTTGAGAAGAGCCTTTCCGAGCGTTGTTTTCCCCGAACCGGATTCGCCGGCGATGCCGAGAGTCTCTCCGGGATAGAGAACCGCGTCCACCCCGTCGACGGCCTTGATCCATTCGGCCGATCTCCGCAAGAAACCCTTTTGCACCGGAAACCACACTTTTATGCCCCGGCCCTCGAGCACCGGAACGCCCGAACTTTCGCCCGCAAGCGCAGCACCGCCGCCGACAGACTTCGCACCGTCGGTAGTTTGCGCGCCGGCGGGAGTTTGCGTGCCGTCGGTGGGAGGTGCCGCACCGTCGGGAGTTTCCGCAGCACCGTGAGATTGCGCGCCGTCGGCGAGATGTGCCGAGTTGCCGACAGATTGCGCGCCGTCGCCGACAGATTGCGCGCTGTCGCCGACGGCCGGCGAGCCCTCTATCCCGGCGGCTTCAGGGTCGGCGGAAAGGAGGCGCTTCGTGTACGGGTGTTCGGGCGAAGTGAAAACTTTTTCCACAGGGCCGGTTTCCACGATGAGACCGTCCTGCATGACGGCAACCCGGTCCGCGACCCGGCTGACGATCTCCAGATTGTGGGTGATAAACAACATTGCCATGCCGAGTTCCCGCTGGAGCTGGAGCAGAAGGTCCAGAATCTGAGCCTGAACGGTAACGTCCAGCGCGGTAGTCGGCTCGTCCGCGATGAGCAGGGCCGGCTCGTTCGCCAGGGCCATCGCGATCATGACGCGCTGCCGCTCGCCGCCGGAAAGCTGGTGCGGATAGGAGCGGAACTTTTTTTCCGGCTCGGCGAGGCCTACCCGATCGAGCCATTGCAGGGTTACCGGACGGGCCTGAGAGCGGGAAAGGCCGCGGTGCAGAAACAAGGTTTCGCCGATCTGCTGTTCGACCGTGTGCAGGGGATTCAGGGAGCTCATCGGCTCCTGAAACACCATGCCGATTTCTCTGCCTCTCAGGGAACGGAGCTCGTCCTCTCCGGCGGAAAGGATGTCCCTGCCCCGGAAAAGGATTTTTCCGCCCGGGTAGGAGGCCGATGCAGACGGAAGAAGACGCAGAATCGACTGGGCGGAGACCGTCTTGCCCGAACCGGATTCGCCTACGAGGGCAAGCGTCTCGTTCGCGCTGATCGAAAAATCCACTCCGTAAACCACCTCGCGAATCCGGTCGCGCGACTTGAACGCGATGCGGAGGGAGGACACTTCGAGAAGGGGTGCGGCCGCGTTTACCGCGATGCCGCCGTTTTGCATACTATCCGTCATACAGCCCTCCGGGGATCGAGCGCGTCCCGTACCGCTTCTCCGATGAACACGAGAAGGCTCAGGGTTCCGGCGAGCACGGCGAAGGCGGTGATGCCGAGCCAGGGAGCGTGCAGATTGTCCTTCCCCTGAGCCAGAAGTCCGCCGAGGGACGGAGAGCCGGGAGGAAGGCCGAAGCCGAGAAAGTCCAGGGAGGTGAGAGTCGTAATGGAGCCGCACAGGATGAACGGCAGAAAGGTGAGCGTCGCCACAAGGGCGTTCGGCAGAATATGGCGAAAGATGATCCGCGAATCCCGCAAACCCAGCGCGCGGGCGGCGAGCACGTACTCGTAGTTCCGGGTGCGCAGGAACTCCGCGCGCACCACGCCGACGAGGCCCATCCAGCCGAACAGCAGATTGATCAGCAGGAGCCACCAGAAATTGGGCTGCACGACGCTGGAAAGAATTATCAGAATGAAGAGGGTCGGCATGCCGGACCACACCTCCATGAAGCGCTGGCCGGCGAGATCGACCCAGCCGCCGTAGTAGCCCTGAAGGGCTCCCGCCGCGATGCCGACCAGGGAGGAAAGCAGGGTGAGGGTCAGGCCGAAGAGCACTGAAATGCGGAATCCGTAAATCACGACAGCGAGCACGTCCCTGCCCTGATCGTCTGTCCCGAGGGGATTCGTCCAGGTCGGGCCGGAAGGCGCTGGGCCGGGAAGGTCGTAGTTGATCGTGTTATAGCGGAAGCGCACCAGGGGCCACAGCATAAAGCCCTTTTCCCCGATGAGATCCGCGATGTACGGGTCGCGGTAATCGGTCTTGATGGGGAACTCCCCGCCGAACACCGTCTCCGGATAATCCCGGACGAGCGGGAAATACACACTCCCCTCGTACACCACCAACAGGGGAACCTCGTTCGCGAGGAAGTCGGCCCCGAGGCTGAGCAGGAAAAGCACGGAAAAAATCCACAGGGAAATCCAGCCGCGGCGGTTCGCGCGGAATCTCCTCCAACGCTCGCGGCCGGGACTGTTCGCCGCGCGGTCGCGCGCCTGCTCCAGCTCTGCCGCCTGGGCCCGCTCCTGCGCTTCAAGCTGTGCGCCGGCCGGGCTTTTCGGCGCGGCCGGGACGGTTGCGCCGTCTGTTTGAATTTCGCCGCTCATGCAGACCTCCGTTCAAAGTCGATGCGGGGATCGACGAGGGTATAGGTGATGTCGCTCACAAGAGAGAGAACGAGACCCATCAGGGTAAAGATATAGAGGGTGCCGAACATGACCGGATAGTCCCGCTGCATGGTCGCCTCGAAGCCGAGAAGTCCGAGGCCGTTGAGCGAGAAGATTACTTCGATCAGAACGGAACCGGTGAAAAACATGCTGATGAAGGTCGCAGGAAACCCCGCTATCACCAGAAGCATGGCGTTTCTGAACACATGGTCCCTGAGAATGGCACGCTCGCCTAAGCCCTTCGCCCGAGCCGTCGTAACATACTGCTTGTGTATTTCGTCCAGAAAAGAATTCTTGGTCAGCATGGTGAGCGTCGCGAAACCGCCGATCGTCATCACGAAAACGGGGAGGAAAATATGGCTCGCGTAGTCGAGGATCTTTCCGCCGAGGCTGAGAGTCGCGAAATCGGCGGACACGAGGCCGCGAAGGGGGAATATCTTCAAAAAGCTCCCGCCCGCGAACAGAACGATGAGGAGGACGGCGAACAAAAAGGTGGGAATCATGTTCCCCAGGATGACGGCGGTGCTCGTCCACACGTCAAAGCGGCTGCCGTGCCTCACCGCCTTGCGGATGCCGAGCGGAATCGAAACCAGATAAATGATGAGGGTGCTCCACAACCCGAGAGAGACCGAAACCGGCAGGCATCGGCCGATCAAGCCCAGAACGCTCTCACCCCGGAAAAGGCTGTCCCCGAAATCGAAGAGGGCGTACTGTTTGAGCATTTGAAAGTACCGGACCAGAATCGGCTTGTCGAAGCCGTACTGTACCTTGATCGCCTCGACTACCTCCGGATCGAGCCCGCGGCCGCCGCGATAGCCGGACCGCCCGTCCGCCGGGTTCGATCCGGCAGGAGACAGAGCGGAGCCGCCGGTTTCGCTCCGCCCCTGCCCGGTGAGCCGTTCGGTGGCTCCGCCGGGGCCGAGGCCGCTCATCGCCGCCAAAGCCTGGTCCACCGGACCGCCGGGCGCTATCTGCACAATGAAAAAATTCACCGTGATGATGGCCCAAAGGGTCGGAATAATAAGCAGCAGCCGTTTCAGTATGTACCGGGTCATTTCGACGCCCCCTTCGCGGGCTTCCCGCCCGCGTCCTTTCCTGTTGTCCCGCCGCGCAGGAGCCGGTCGCGCTCCGGATCGAACCACCAGGAATCCAGCCCCAGATCGTACCGCGGCGGAGTCGCCGGACGGTCGAAGCGGTCCCAGTACGCGACCCGGTACTGAGCCAGATGCCAGCGGGGAATCACGTAGAAGTTCCAGGTCAGCGCCCGGTCGAGGGCATGGCCCCAGGCAAGGAGCCCTTCCGCGTTTTCCTGATTCGCGACGATGCCGTCAACGAGGTAGTCGATCGCCGGATCCCTCACGCCGGCGAGGTTATAGGTGGAATCGATATAAGCCGATTTCCACGGAAGCTCCAGATCGGTGCTCGGATAATACAGGGCTCCGTAGCCCTGATCGATCAAATCGAAGTCCCGGTTGCGCATCCGGTTCGTATATTGGGTCGTGTCCACGATCCTGATGTCCATGAGTATTCCCATGCGCTCGAGGTTGCGCTTCAGGGGAGAGGCGATCCGTTCCATGGCCGGGCTGTACACCAGAAGCTCGAAGCGGA
Encoded proteins:
- a CDS encoding ABC transporter permease; protein product: MSGEIQTDGATVPAAPKSPAGAQLEAQERAQAAELEQARDRAANSPGRERWRRFRANRRGWISLWIFSVLFLLSLGADFLANEVPLLVVYEGSVYFPLVRDYPETVFGGEFPIKTDYRDPYIADLIGEKGFMLWPLVRFRYNTINYDLPGPAPSGPTWTNPLGTDDQGRDVLAVVIYGFRISVLFGLTLTLLSSLVGIAAGALQGYYGGWVDLAGQRFMEVWSGMPTLFILIILSSVVQPNFWWLLLINLLFGWMGLVGVVRAEFLRTRNYEYVLAARALGLRDSRIIFRHILPNALVATLTFLPFILCGSITTLTSLDFLGFGLPPGSPSLGGLLAQGKDNLHAPWLGITAFAVLAGTLSLLVFIGEAVRDALDPRRAV
- a CDS encoding ABC transporter ATP-binding protein, with amino-acid sequence MTDSMQNGGIAVNAAAPLLEVSSLRIAFKSRDRIREVVYGVDFSISANETLALVGESGSGKTVSAQSILRLLPSASASYPGGKILFRGRDILSAGEDELRSLRGREIGMVFQEPMSSLNPLHTVEQQIGETLFLHRGLSRSQARPVTLQWLDRVGLAEPEKKFRSYPHQLSGGERQRVMIAMALANEPALLIADEPTTALDVTVQAQILDLLLQLQRELGMAMLFITHNLEIVSRVADRVAVMQDGLIVETGPVEKVFTSPEHPYTKRLLSADPEAAGIEGSPAVGDSAQSVGDGAQSVGNSAHLADGAQSHGAAETPDGAAPPTDGTQTPAGAQTTDGAKSVGGGAALAGESSGVPVLEGRGIKVWFPVQKGFLRRSAEWIKAVDGVDAVLYPGETLGIAGESGSGKTTLGKALLKLTASSGEIRLGGIRIDELEGAPLRLLRRRMQIIFQDPFGSLNPRMTVADIIAEGLEAHGMKDRTERDALVCETLREVGLDPEIRFRYPHEYSGGQRQRIAIARALVLKPEVIVLDEPTSSLDRTVQFQVIALLRDIQRKHGLSYIFISHDLKVLRALSHRLMIMKAGRVVEQGLSSEVFANPKDAYTRNLISTAFGLS
- the tpx gene encoding thiol peroxidase; amino-acid sequence: MAHITLGGSRIETIGNLPAVGSAAPDFLLTKEDLSDATLASFAGKKKILNIVPSLDTGVCAASARRFDAEIASMGDAVLLTVSNDLPFAMARFCKAENLSNIISLSQLRNRSFGKDWGAEITTGPLAGLLSRAVVVLDANNTVVYTEQVPEIKQEPDYKAALEAVRKA
- a CDS encoding substrate-binding domain-containing protein, with amino-acid sequence MKLHFAGSRTVTSILHILCAAAALLLSAYLFPAPLPTLAGILLFAGNALGFLLTRSQGKRQERLLEDTTGTVKEMARQIAHGVSSFASGDMRYRLTMPGKPCLTEEGEAVAKRLRTGIDDFNSMTESPPKRICFVGANSYQEGRAAGENIARMLSGKGKIAYIIPMYTQVNHVLRMKGCRDYLAEYAPGIQNEGIFESRGNPPTAAEIALKACSETPDLSVIFITDGHTPSAVAEALAERKCRVQLVIFDATETNIGLLKQGKIASLIEQNPYGQAWNALVHLYNACEASWKPTTRKLFMDPIYIDKANYATYWDDGRNRRIMKEDERSQLAVPAPNRSGKKYRFGIIMPQKTGFFAALVEGAEAAASKLSEYGVEVELVDAYHAQEDFGSAGLYCPIIQSFIDRKFDGFMTSIIDPQVMKCVNKAVESGLKATTFSTEPSSFREIILTLMDNAEGLMGASQNLASAAEESARANIQIGLSISGIRDDMDEQQSSVSDTENRLEQLNRTMETMKASLDSYTELVRKMSAESTGGAEEMDAAVRESGELRTAIASIEHALVSFSEKLGSVKDFAGVIEGLAESTNVLAINASIQAARAGTAGKSFAVVAGEIRSLSANSRTAAENIRATVNDITGSMDEILEVSTGGSKLVDRNLAKTRGAQQTFSSITQGLRGSAESIQTIGESASEVAANGKTVKENLDAIATATGSTAERIQEISIAIAQLERQGSSLSETANSLLDMAANQKVAFSQLSVKDTEKAPGRSTR
- a CDS encoding rhodanese-like domain-containing protein, with protein sequence MKQTTVLIAAALLFLGTAGAQTARSEKIRADDAKRLLETNKATVLADVRTQEEYDAGRIPGAILLPFDQITAASAAKALPDKNAPVIVYCRTGRRSAVAAKTLTDLGYRTVYDMGGINQWKGKLER
- a CDS encoding ClC family H(+)/Cl(-) exchange transporter is translated as MDKDGTAHTLRHWYSFRFKLVIEGVLIGLACGLIVSAYRYALEQAFHLLGLVRETIIGKPESVVVWIGALILCGLVIGELVKRNPLISGSGIPQIEGFLSGRLEMSWWRILLAKFAGGVLAIGSGLSLGREGPSVQLGAAVGLGFSRVAGRTRVEERFLVTGGAGAGLAAAFNAPLAGVVFALEELHKNFSPFVLITALSSALTASYVSGFFFGLKPVFSFPQLAALPAEHYVFVLLLGLALGLLGVLFNSSLFKSQDLYARTGLSPRFRSFIPLALSVPFLFYLPEVLGGGHELVVELIGSSFAPVFLFVLLAGKFVFTMICYGSGAPGGIFLPLLSLGALAGALWARVIAVPAGVDPAFLDNFIIFGMAGLFSAIVRAPITGIILITEMTGSFQHLLSISLVSITAYVSADLMRSPPVYEALLERLLRFRGSCREEGFKPHEKTVFELAVSPGSGLDGVRIQDVAWPEHSLIVAVRRGQSEIIPHGETGIEAGDYLVMLTDCFHLGSVNEACAALLEPSG
- a CDS encoding endonuclease/exonuclease/phosphatase family protein, producing MTEDAHIGFFNAENFSLLLDRSYTREELENLDEDVYQGMNPSIYNPNKNRSKIAAIAEMILEQDFDFLGLCEIGGMETLEAFNRIYLEGRYDCFLYEENSTRGIFVGALVKKGRFPGTRAVNVKEDFSRNLLKIELKTRGGTLKIFVVHLKSQHGDDRGLERRLEEVEKLARLVRERKCVVMGDFNGILIRGLHQFEYEKFLELPLCDVLAAAGVPANQRHTHYYFGSGKNFAQLDYIFCTHDIDILDAGVLEDGIPQNRDERFRLPSDHLCIRAVVRVGAPR
- a CDS encoding GNAT family N-acetyltransferase, giving the protein MDIRPLGADSTNAVLHLFNTVIRDMKQKGIDQWDDIYPSKELLRNDILAGSAWGCFEGETLAGYLAIDADEPKEYAALPWEWGIDNHLMIHRICIHPLKRQNGYSQALLAAVEKWAAETGCKAIRLDTHMTNKVAQYTFEKNGYAFRGTVEFRKGTFFCYEKEL